cgagaaactttgcgttagATTGCAGAACTTTTGCGTtttccccgagaaactttgcgttagATTGCAGAACTTTTGCGTTTCCCCCGAGAAACTATGCGTTAGATTGCAGAACTTTTGCGttttccccaagaaactttgcgttagattgcaaaacttttgcgtttcTAATGAAAAACTTTGCGTTAGATTGCAGAACTTTTGCTTTtccccccgagaaactttgcgttagattgcaaaacttttgcttttccccccgagaaactttgcgttagattgcaaaacttttgcatttcccccgagaaactttgcgttagATTGCAAAACTTTAGCTTTtccccccgagaaactttgcgttagattgcaaaacttttgcatttcccccgagaaactttgcgttagATTGCAGAACTTTTGCttttcccccgagaaactttgcgttagattgcaaaacttttgcatttccccccgagaaactttgcgttagATTGCAGAACTTTTGCGttttccccaagaaactttgcgttagATTGCAGAACTTTTGCGTtttccccgagaaactttgcgttagattgcaaaacttttgcgttttccccgagaaactttgcgttagattgcaaaacttttgcgttttccccaagaaactttgcgttagattgcaaaacttttgcgttttccccaagaaactttgcgttagattgcaaaacttttgcgttttccccaagaaactttgcgttagattgcaaaacttttgcgttttccccaagaaactttgcgttagattgcaaaacttttgcgttttccccaagaaactttgcgttagATTGCCAAACTTTTGTTtacccagagaaactttgctttTGTGTTTCCCGTGAAAAACTTTGCGTTTACTcgcaaaacatttgcgttccccagagaaacttctTGTTGAAGCAAAACCTTTGCTAGTGCAAAAGCActaaaaagcacaaaaatatattttttccatcaccatgttcCTTTACTGGCTCctatggaagcctgtttccgccactaaaaaaaaaaaaaaaaaaaattaattgcgactttttatctcagaattctgactttttatctcacaattgcgtgatataaagtcagaattctgagatataaagtcgcaatgaatctttttttttttttagtgccgTTTTTtttgtggcggaaacgggcttctaTAGGCTCCATACAAAAGACAGATTTAAAAAAGTGTCAAGATTGAGATACTGATTGAATAACGTGTATTTGGAAATACATCACATGATGGAAGTTAAATgcaatttcatgttgacttcaaATATAACATGTTAGCATGATAGATACAGTATGATAGATTCACTTAGCAATCCAGAGAACGTGTCAGTTTAAACAAATAACCTAGAAAAACACTTTACggcacaaaaaacattttttagaatCAACAGCATGGATAGTTTCAGTGACTCATTCGTCCAAATCAATCGTACACACCAGAGTTTCTCTTCATGAACAGCTTTATTAAAAGAACAATTACATGTCAATCTACAATACAatatttatcaataaaataaatacgcATATATTCAGAGCTCTTTAACAATAACGGACCTGTGCAAGCTACACTACTCAAAATAACAAGTGCAATTCTGAATCAACAGCGAACAATCCGGATATCAACAGAATATTTACAGACAGGTCGCAGAAATCCACAAGCAGGATTCAAGAAGAGCTAGAACAGATTTAATGAACGTTTGCTGGAATTGAATAGAAAAGAGCTTTTTATCTTAATTACTCAATGTATAAAGTTTGGCGTTCACATCTctcattaaatttattttagacGTTATCGCTCCAGGTTACTTGTATTTCCGTGACAACAGGAGAACTGAGAGTGTTTGTAAATATGCTGTAGTTCCAGCGGCCGCATCACGAAACACGAGCAGAAcaaatttctgttattttagttttagtaatattttgaatttttttgtaattttgttacgtgcttttatttttaaatattagcatttaggtttatttatttatttcagttttagttagctttagtttttatttatttccagttaatattttaagtacttaaacttatttcagtttattgccaAGCCAACATAGTTTtttaactaatatttatattttattttatttcagctttttatCAATTAACAGAAAAGTTAACAGTTtaagttaacaataataaccctgGAACAAATATCTTTGTAAAACATTTGTACGTTAATTTTCACGCTAAATTTAACGCAACATGATGTACGAATCATTGTACGAAAAGTTTCTGCTCGTGATTCGCGAACGACGGCGAgtgtttgtaaataaaaaattacgTTGCAAAAACGTAATCGCAGCTCAGCTACGAGACGTGTGTGAGAACATACTGGCAGCTTAATTGAGGTTTACGTTTAACAACAAGAATAACTTttgtgtcaaataaaaaaaataattggcaccaaacatttaaaattagcTACATGTTTTGTGCAATAAAGcaatacatttgaatatgtgCACACTGAAAATAAAATCAGTGTTTTATAATGTGTCATATTTTTCGTAAATAAACTCAAATTTTCGTGGTTCTGAAAGATTCATTTATGGACGTTTCGAATCTTTTCGTCCCCTCCACACATCGAATTTAAAGGGATTTTAGCATTTTCTTAAACATAAAATTTGCATAAATGTTAACCGTTGACATGCAAACATATAAACAGGAAGTACTCAAAGAGGAATGACAGATTCCTGAATAACACATGATGGAAGAATGAACAGTTCTGGAACAACCTGGTTCCATGACACTGAAAAAATGCTACAAATGATTGTTTAGAGTTCTTGAAAGGATGAAGGTAGATGACGGCATAGAAAAACAGTCAGTTATTGTGTCTTTACACGTGTTCTTCTCTGAGGATATGAGTCCAGACATGACACACGAGAGTTCCTGAGCGTGTGCCTTATTGTCCTGATTTACGGGGCGTGGCCACCAGCCTCTTCTTCGCCTGGTAGAAGTCTGTTTGGGGCATGAGACGATAACGATTAGTCAAACTGTCATTCATGCCTTTCTTTGTCTAGAGACGTCATTACTCAACATCTGCATTGTGATTCAATTCGCcacagattttttaaaattccccGCCCACCTCACCTGTGATATTTGTCTGTTTCCTCTTCAGCTCTGATCTCTTTTCTGGCGTTTTCTCGATGTCCTCCGGCACCGAACTGAATCTCTCCGGGGTTCGGGGGATGTTCTCTTTCTGAGTGTCGGACGACGGTTCTTTCGCGCGCTGCCTCGGATGCTCGCCGTCCTGACAGCTGCGGTACAGCACGGGCACCCGCACCCCGGACACGCCCTCCCACTGGAAGTCTCCGCCCTCCAGCGGCTTCTCCGAGACGAAATCGAAGCTCCAGCGGCGCGATGCGTCCTCCAGGTCTTTCCTCAGGGCGTCGCGGTACTCCGCCTGAAGCTGCTCACGATCCACCGGACCGAACAGGTTTCGCCTTGCCGGCCCGTTTCCGAGGGCTCGCAGGATCCGCTTGTGCGCCGCCATGACCTGAAGCTGCAAAGACACAAGAGATGGTTACCAGTGGCTCCAAACACTAAACAGTGCCTCGATATTACAACTCAAGTCATGCATTTGAGTTCTCCTGCACACCTTGTCCTGTCTGACCCGTCTCCTGCTCTGCGCTGTCATGTCTGAGTGTCTCTGCTGTTCTGTGAGCAGCTTTTAAAGGCTGCAGTGAGTCATGAGAGGCAGTAACATGTGAGGGCATGTTCCACTGCCTGCAGTGACAGCGTCTGACCAGCAGAGGGCCACTACACTGTTTTAGTGCTTTACAAGCGTTCAATACACATTATATCTACAAGTAAAacaaattgatttttttctttccaggGCTCCACCGCATCAACCAGGACCCATACACATTGAATATTCATACAAAACCACTGCTGCACTAACtgtatatttcattaaaataatacttGAGATAATATAGTAAACAGAGTAATCATTTTGACACTCTTACTATGACAAACCAGCGTCTCACAATCAAGCCCAAAGTTCACATTAGAGAGCCAGAATttcatattatatttaataaatcaataaatgatcaacatattttatatttaacatttttttaaaagattttagcCTATACCACCtaccaaactttttttgttttaacattttttatttaaactgttaactaaaaaaaataatgaatataaaataataattttgacattcTTAATAAGATCAGCATCTCACAATCAAGACCAAATTTCACATCAAAGCAATttcatattaaatttaataaatcaatatataattgtgatatataataATTTCTCAAAGACTTCTCttacatataattattttttattcatattttttttaatacatttctatCATTCATGATGTCACTGCTTTCGGTCACTACAGTTCTTCTGAGTTCCTATTGGTTTATGTGATGGAACGTGCAGttcattaggaaaaaaaaaattcaagacgGCAGCGGGAAAGCGAACGTTTGTTTGATTGGTCAGAAGTGACACAGACACGCCCACTCTGTGCTCTCGGTCCACGTGAACACGATTCTCGTGTAAGCCGGTGGAAAACAGGTCGCGACTGTGACATTTCACTTCACAACAACATTCAAACAGCGATAAAAATCAATCATAATGATCTATATTTGAGTGTCAGAATAAAGTTTTCAGTTAAAGTTCGTCTGAGATGTTTATATTACGTGATTGTTATTTAAAAGAGCCAAGAGAGTTTTAACTAGTTTTGTTATTAGTTTGCATAATGCTCTCGTGATAAATTATAATCAACTTTATAAACACTTTGtgataaacacaactttaaatCAAACGCTATGAATGTGCAAAACGATGAAAAACATGCAACTTACATGATTTCGCTTCTGAGGAGAGTTAAAAAGCGGTAAAATGGCTGTTTGCTGAGTAACCTTGAGAGGTTTCAGATATCCTCGACAGCAGTATAGAGTTCAGAAGTGAAATTTAGTAGTGCCTTTGGGTGAAAGTGTCGAGAAACTCAATCCTGGCGAGATTCGAGCAGTTCTTCTAGCGCTGAAGGGACTTTCTGAACTTTATGAACTACGGTAGGCGTGTCCAGGCGGTGGGCGGGGCCTAGTGGGAACTGCACGTGGACTGAGCCCGGTAAACACATGACAACACGTGAGCGCGTGTGCAGCGTGAACGCGCCTTCATCAGGACATTCCAGTGGATCTGCGTCACAGAAAAGAACAGAACCTCCCAAACTGAGCGGATCCGCCCAGGACAGACGCGCTATTTTTACACGAGAGTGTGCTGCTATTGGTTTTAAGTGTTTATTTCCCTTTCTTGTACGAGCATGgcaattaaattacagaaaagtCAAGTACATTCAATTACCacgcaaaaaaaagaaagattctTCAACGTACTCTATATACACTGGAAGGAGCTCTTAGAAATAATTGAAAACTTCTTTCTTACtgttaaaaatactaaaaaaaaaatattgtatccCTTAAATTTactactgctgctgctgagcCTAGCTTTAACCCATTAACCcactgtttttacattttttagcttGTAAACTTGATTTCTGTTTcatgtataattaattatagaCAGAAACCCCACACAGTTGCTAAGGATTTTgagtaaaatttaaaataaatttcaagTAAAAAGCGAACATTTAGAATTGTACACTagattttattttgctttctaAAGACTGACAGAAAACCATGAGATtaattgtgaatattttattaatagcCATGTGAACAGTAAGATTTGAAAACGAATCTGCATTTTGAAAAACAGAAATCATCTCacattatgttttattgtttctcCATACCTTGTTTCCaatacctttttaatttttttttgttatttttatttccttGGTATTTATGGAATCCCATTtctcttaataataataataaaaaatcatgatttagtaaatcataattatgacacaaaaaGTTGATATTATGAAATACTAAGTACATACATTATGAGATGAATTGTCAAAACTATggattaaaaattacaaatgtgacaaaaatgtgaaattctgaattaaaaatgacaaaattcaaagtTGAAATCGACTTAAAATGTTGACATGACAAAATGTAGAAATTACGagtcaaaatataataaagttaaaatatataaacaaacaataacaacaatataaatagtaaaaatatgacaatgttgaaattatgacaagttgaaattatgacttaaaaagacAATGACAAAAAGTTAATATAAGACATAAAATTTGAAATTCTTAATTAAAAAGTCAATTACaacataaaaagttgaaattgacttaaaaagtaaattatgacaaagttTAAATTTTTGACAAGAagtcaattttaaaaaaaaagtcaaaaaaaaaaaaacgacaatTAGAAATTGACAAGTCATAATTgcaacaaaaagttgaaattgatttaaaaagttgaaattatggcaAAAGGTCAAAAATTTTGACATAAGTCAGTTGTGACATAAGTCTAAACTGACTCAAGTCAATAacaaaaagtctaaattatgacaaaagttgaaatttcctaaaaaagtttttttcataAGATTTACAACTACATGACTTTTTCCTTTGTGTGGCAGAAATGGCCttccatatatttaaaaaaaaaaaaaaaaaaaagtaacttataACACAAATGTTAACTAATATCTCTGTTCTCTTACAGCAGGATATTACAGACGAGCCCCGCCCACATATGAGAGGAGGCCCTCATTATTTATAAAACTAATAACCTACATCATGTAAAGATTCAAAGTAACAAGCAACACAATTAAGCTGACAACACATGTCCAGAAAACCAGTTTCACAGTAAATAATGagtcaggtcagaggtcacgcTTCCGCCGGAACTCAACTTACATATGGCTATTGCTGGATGCCAGTTAttgtagtttataaagttttaaatatggatatttttcttacgaAAACCCAtggcttcgcttcagaaggtctttattaaccccctggagacGTGTGGATTACTtctatgatggatggatgcgcttttttgggcttcaaaacatCAGTTACTCATATACACCTTAACCCTAACCCATTTttgtactatccctttaaggaccatggtattgCATTTTAGTACAattgattttttcccccctcaaatgtatttattccaTATGAAACAGTAGGAGCTAAAGGtgcctttgattttattttcctctaaaccactagatggcacaaaaacttTCCAAAACATCCGCTTTTCAAGATGCACAAGGAAATTTGTCTGGTCCTTGACGAGATCGCAAACAGCAGCGCAAAAATTCtgacttaaaaagtcataatgACAAAGATTAAATTATTGAcaagaaatcaaaattgacaagtcaaaaaaaaaaaaacaacaattaaaaattaacaagtcataattacaacaaaaagtttttgatttaaaaagttgaaattaatgacaa
This genomic stretch from Megalobrama amblycephala isolate DHTTF-2021 linkage group LG2, ASM1881202v1, whole genome shotgun sequence harbors:
- the cdkn1a gene encoding cyclin-dependent kinase inhibitor 1 isoform X1 produces the protein MTAQSRRRVRQDKLQVMAAHKRILRALGNGPARRNLFGPVDREQLQAEYRDALRKDLEDASRRWSFDFVSEKPLEGGDFQWEGVSGVRVPVLYRSCQDGEHPRQRAKEPSSDTQKENIPRTPERFSSVPEDIEKTPEKRSELKRKQTNITDFYQAKKRLVATPRKSGQ
- the cdkn1a gene encoding cyclin-dependent kinase inhibitor 1 isoform X2; translation: MAAHKRILRALGNGPARRNLFGPVDREQLQAEYRDALRKDLEDASRRWSFDFVSEKPLEGGDFQWEGVSGVRVPVLYRSCQDGEHPRQRAKEPSSDTQKENIPRTPERFSSVPEDIEKTPEKRSELKRKQTNITDFYQAKKRLVATPRKSGQ